The DNA sequence CTTTGGTCTGTTCGTACTGGGTCATTAGTTCCCCAATATACTTAAAACCCGTGAGCGTATCCACCAGAGTCACGCCATACTCCTTTGCCACCGCCCGGGTAAGCTCTGTGGTTACCACCGTTTTGATGACCACCCCGTTGGAGGGAAGGGTGCCCTGGGCCTTGTGCTGACCGAGGATATAGTCTGTAAGGAGCACACCGATCTGGTTCCCCGTCAAGAATACATAGTCATCTTGATGCCTAACATAGACCCCCACCCGATCGCAGTCAGGGTCAGTGGCCACCACTAAGGTGGCACCGTGTTTCCGGGCCAGTTCTAAGCCCAGTTTGAAGGCCTTTGGGTCTTCGGGATTGGAACTCTCCACCGTAGGAAAAGCTGGGTCGGGCTTCATTTGCTCTTCCACCAAATGGAGCTGCTTTACCCCTAATCTCTCCAAAGCGGTGGGGACCAGCTTTCTGCCGGTTCCGTGGAGCGGCGAATACACCACGGAGAAGTCGTGGGACATGTCTCGTATAAGCTCGGTATTAAAACAGAGGCTGAGGGTGTCGTCCAGGTAATCGGCAATTACCTGGGACAAGTCAGTGTTCACCTGAGCCTTTACTGCCTCTTGGTCAGCTAGCCGCACATCATGGAAAACATCTACTTTCTCCAGTTCCTCCGTGACCGCTTGGGCCAGGGAGGAAACCAGCTGACAACCATCGGGTCCATAAACCTTATACCCATTGTATTCCGGAGGGTTATGGCTAGCGGTAATCATGATCCCCGCGCTAGCTTCAAGATGTCTTACGGCATAGGAAAGCATGGGGGTGGGTACCGGCTCGGGAAACACCCACACCTCTGCCCCATTACCCACCAAGACGGCCGCCGCTTCCCAGGCAAACTCGGTGGAACAATAGCGGGTATCGTAAGCAATGACCACCCGTCGATTCTTTTCGGCTCTGCAAATTATATTAGCCAGGCCCTGGGTAGCCCAGCGCACCATATATTTGTTCATCCGATTGGTCCCGGCCCCCAGGATCCCGCGCAGTCCCGCGGTACCGAACTCCAAATCGGTCCAGAAACGTTCTTCAATACTGGCCGGATCCCCCTCAATTTCCCGTAGTTCCCTCTTAGTCTCCTCATCAACCACCGGGCTGTTCAGCCACAAGATATATTTATCCCTAGGGTTCATAGCGCAACTCCTTACCTATTTCCTGGATTTCTTCTTAAATATTATCTGTTGTAACCATCTGTAGTCAACCGCACAATCCCTCAGGGAAGGACAAGTCACCCCTAGTCTTTCCTGATGGCTCCCCATCAATCCTCCCGCGTCCCTAGTTCTCCGATTAGCGCCGTTGGGAAGGAATTACCCCTTCGGTCTAGAATAGTCTAAACGGCAAATTATTTCTAGGAGGCATCTGACCCCATGACAGAAGTACGTTTTGGTCTTGTCGGCTTGGGAAACATAGGCAAGTTGCATTACCGTTATTTTCCCAACCTGGAAGGTGCGGTGCTAACCGCGGTCTGCGACATCGACCCTGCACGTTTCGAAGCGCTGGACAAGAATACTGCTGACTTTGATCATGCGGTGACCACCACCACCAAAGAACATAAGGGTAAAATCGAGCGTTTCCGGGATTACATCGAGATGCTCGACAGCGGCCTAGTAGACGCGGTGATTATCGGGGTTCCCCACATTTTTCACCCCGAGATGTGTATTGCCGCCTTTGAACGGGGCATCCACGTGATCTGCGAAAAACCTGTGGCCATCACTGCCCGGGAAGCCCGGCTGATTAACGAAGCCTATGCCAAATCCAGCAACGTGGTCTTTGCTGCCATGTTCCAGCAACGGACCAAACCTTGTTTCATCAAGATCAAAGAACTACTCAACAACGGCACCCTGGGTGAAGTGCGCCGCATCAACTGGATTATCACCGACTGGTTCCGTACCCAGCACTATTACAACTCCGGGGAATGGCGGGGTAACTGGAACGGTGAAGGTGGTGGCGTCCTCATGAACCAGTGTCCTCACAACCTG is a window from the Bacillota bacterium genome containing:
- a CDS encoding phospho-sugar mutase, whose protein sequence is MNPRDKYILWLNSPVVDEETKRELREIEGDPASIEERFWTDLEFGTAGLRGILGAGTNRMNKYMVRWATQGLANIICRAEKNRRVVIAYDTRYCSTEFAWEAAAVLVGNGAEVWVFPEPVPTPMLSYAVRHLEASAGIMITASHNPPEYNGYKVYGPDGCQLVSSLAQAVTEELEKVDVFHDVRLADQEAVKAQVNTDLSQVIADYLDDTLSLCFNTELIRDMSHDFSVVYSPLHGTGRKLVPTALERLGVKQLHLVEEQMKPDPAFPTVESSNPEDPKAFKLGLELARKHGATLVVATDPDCDRVGVYVRHQDDYVFLTGNQIGVLLTDYILGQHKAQGTLPSNGVVIKTVVTTELTRAVAKEYGVTLVDTLTGFKYIGELMTQYEQTKEHTFLFGFEESHGYLAGNFVRDKDGVVASTLIVEMAGYYLAQGISLVERLRQIMDKHGYYTESLHSLTMPGVAGQQNIKKIMEYLRNDCTDEILGMSVVRHADFLTSVLRTPEGTATISLPKSDVLQFHLANETSITVRPSGTEPKIKLYFASKGATLAESQAKLKGIEEDMVKLISSITEC
- a CDS encoding Gfo/Idh/MocA family oxidoreductase, with the translated sequence MTEVRFGLVGLGNIGKLHYRYFPNLEGAVLTAVCDIDPARFEALDKNTADFDHAVTTTTKEHKGKIERFRDYIEMLDSGLVDAVIIGVPHIFHPEMCIAAFERGIHVICEKPVAITAREARLINEAYAKSSNVVFAAMFQQRTKPCFIKIKELLNNGTLGEVRRINWIITDWFRTQHYYNSGEWRGNWNGEGGGVLMNQCPHNLDLFQWFFGLPEELYALGYLGKWHDITVEDDISVLMKMSNGATASFITSTADFPGTNRLEITAEKGKLVFEDNKLMFWPLEETVQSIIDTSNQGFYSKKVSMEEIPIEDNPHGHQYITQNVVNTILGKEELIAPGVEGIKSVELANAMLYSMVRQKPVKFPVPEEEFDALLEELRADERKNKPEKAFIWEDYLAQLR